Proteins co-encoded in one Arachis stenosperma cultivar V10309 chromosome 7, arast.V10309.gnm1.PFL2, whole genome shotgun sequence genomic window:
- the LOC130941864 gene encoding protein SPEAR2-like — translation MEDDHNTKVAQELQIQTYSSDGNGNGSGGGGGGGGGRPSKKAKQKKVPQRGLGVAQLEKIRMEELQKKNAVPILSPQQDSVASTPIQNFHHSNQPPPRSQAEFRTMSLKQMLTHNSGFEVDPAAMQFLPSFPFESNPVWSLPYLGQKAPQFHHQLTSMVNVSTPPMPHYSREPPSNQNCNDNGLFSRQAEKIIGVKRPYPFCLDAPPVPANNYTLCNSGFNNDAGNSTLRELPSCSASNSELNSRKRNKENENFIGHFLTLAPPTSTSSPPSKTKPFSAFLAIPNKDNPESESTSFQDTIEDQVPQLQAFNRFNQQKQPFYYFFPPAADELQIGVSTARTQNVNGAKENVDLNLKLGK, via the exons aTGGAAGATGATCATAATACAAAAGTAGCTCAAGAGCTTCAAATACAAACCTATAGTAGCGATGGTAATGGGAATGGTAGCGGCGGTGGAGGAGGCGGCGGTGGTGGTAGACCTTCGAAGAAGGCAAAGCAGAAAAAGGTTCCACAGAGAGGACTTGGTGTGGCACAGCTTGAGAAGATAAGAATGGAAGAACTGCAGAAGAAGAATGCTGTTCCCATTCTATCACCACAACAAGATTCAGTTGCATCAACACCGATCCAAAACTTTCATCACTCCAATCAACCTCCTCCTAGATCACAAGCTGAATTTAGGACTATGTCACTCAAACAGATGTTGACACACAATTCAGGATTTGAGGTTGATCCTGCAGCTATGCAGTTTCTACCAAGCTTTCCTTTTGAATCCAATCCTGTTTGGTCTTTGCCTTATTTGGGACAGAAAGCACCACAATTTCATCATCAATTGACTTCCATG GTTAATGTGTCGACACCACCAATGCCTCATTACTCAAGAGAGCCCCCTTCAAACCAAAATTGTAATGATAACGGCCTGTTCTCAAGGCAGGCCGAGAAG ATTATTGGCGTGAAGAGGCCTTACCCCTTCTGCCTGGATGCTCCTCCTGTGCCTGCTAACAATTATACTTTGTGTAATAGTGGATTCAACAATGATGCTGGCAATTCAACTCTCAG GGAACTGCCATCATGTTCTGCTTCCAACTCAGAGCTAAACTCAAggaaaagaaacaaagaaaatgagaatTTCATTGGACATTTTCTAACATTGGCTCCTCCTACTTCTACTTCGTCCCCGCCTTCAAAGACGAAGCCTTTTTCGGCTTTCCTAGCGATTCCCAATAAGGACAATCCTGAATCTGAATCAACATCTTTTCAG GATACTATAGAAGATCAAGTTCCTCAACTGCAAGCATTCAACCGTTTCAATCAACAGAAGCaacctttttattatttcttcccTCCGGCGGCCGATGAGCTGCAAATCGGAGTTTCAACGGCCAGAACTCAGAATGTTAATGGAGCTAAAGAAAACGTTGATCTTAATTTGAAACTTGGAAAATAG
- the LOC130940104 gene encoding uncharacterized protein LOC130940104 encodes MERWVLKKWARKDVVRVMDLEENFFLIRFFNQEDYSYALFEGPWMIADHYLLVQRWRPLFIPQEVDIRKVAVWIRIPNLPAELYNKYFLWKVGKALGTMLKIDELTSIHSRGKFARVCVEIDLRKPVIPIFSTLGKEFKLEYEGLYQICFKCGRYGHRLENYSEWVGDMPKQVIQTTMDGGRMSQYGEREDSTDNQTGSLEKETLNGEGAIKAINQELNDEKQVSGTKKGKNPIDNEEGKGNKLTINEENPFGPWMLVKRNPRRNKIRMEESARGINGNSYGSKFQVLSEETFDDNNESNEERAVRDANQYQNKGRVQDQGRNENNVYKYNHKLQNQKNQPKSKAFTSNMREKTQEMERKNVSNQNQYRNKPSTTHIHEKQNNQNQEKIMEHTQNKGKQKDKHHDYWRSFSLLNKELAKEHNNGGHIPISDTPNPTTMSVISRIMGGQGTREGDSNTANNLIDPGDAELKSGSKDMVIMDQNVDGEESPSSPKPMEA; translated from the coding sequence ATGGAGAGATGGGTTCTTAAAAAATGGGCTAGAAAAGACGTGGTTCGAGTTATGGATCTTGAGGAGAACTTTTTCTTGATTCGTTTCTTTAATCAGGAAGACTACTCGTACGCACTCTTTGAGGGACCTTGGATGATCGCAGATCACTACCTCCTAGTTCAACGCTGGAGACCTCTCTTCATACCCCAAGAAGTAGATATACGTAAGGTAGCAGTTTGGATCAGAATTCCAAACCTCCCAGCAGAACTTTACAACAAATACTTTCTCTGGAAGGTGGGGAAAGCTTTAGGAACAATGCTGAAAATTGATGAGCTTACATCAATTCATTCTAGAGGAAAGTTCGCCCGCGTATGCGTGGAAATTGATCTAAGGAAACCAGTTATACCAATTTTCTcgaccttgggaaaggaattcAAGCTTGAATACGAAGGCCTCTATCAGATCTGCTTTAAGTGCGGGCGGTACGGACATAGGTTGGAAAACTACTCAGAATGGGTGGGAGATATGCCCAAACAAGTAATTCAAACAACCATGGATGGTGGCCGGATGTCGCAGTACGGTGAAAGAGAAGACAGTACCGATAATCAGACGGGATCCCTAGAAAAGGAAACTCTTAATGGGGAAGGAGCTATCAAGGCAATAAATCAAGAATTAAATGACGAGAAACAAGTTTCAGGGaccaaaaagggaaagaatCCTATAGATAATGAGGAAGGTAAAGGAAATAAACTTACCATAAATGAGGAGAATCCCTTTGGGCCATGGATGCTGGTCAAACGCAATCCTAGAAGGAATAAAATCAGAATGGAGGAATCTGCGAGAGGAATAAATGGAAACTCTTACGGTTCAAAATTTCAAGTGCTATCAGAGGAAACTTTCGATGACAATAATGAGAGTAATGAGGAAAGGGCGGTCCGAGATGCGAATCAGTACCAGAATAAGGGGAGAGTGCaagatcaaggaagaaatgAGAATAATGTCTACAAGTACAATCATAAGCTGCAGAATCAAAAAAATCAACCCAAAAGCAAAGCTTTCACCTCTAACATGAGAGAGAAAACCCAGGAGATGGAAAGGAAAAACGTTTCCAACCAAAATCAGTACCGAAACAAGCCAAGCACCACTCATATCCATGAGAAGCAAAATAACCAGAACCAGGAAAAAATCATGGAGCACACACAAAACAAAGGGAAACAGAAAGATAAACACCATGATTACTGGAGAAGCTTCAGCCTTCTTAATAAGGAATTAGCTAAAGAACACAACAACGGAGGTCACATCCCTATTTCTGATACCCCAAATCCAACCACCATGTCGGTCATCTCGAGAATCATGGGAGGACAGGGTACAAGAGAAGGAGACAGCAACACCGCTAATAATCTGATTGATCCAGGAGATGCAGAACTAAAATCTGGGTCGAAGGATATGGTCATCATGGACCAGAATGTGGATGGGGAAGAATCTCCCTCAAGCCCAAAGCCTATGGAGGCTTGA
- the LOC130941415 gene encoding sodium/calcium exchanger NCL-like produces MAPSLTSRRVLLPLTVLVILCAHAHAVRFFSHSLPSSDLLSDGLPEPSSDEKGSLIRLPTASSFRFLRAAESKCEQTYGFLPCTTTVLGNLFLIIVYGFLMYTAATYLSSGSELLLEILGPGIVGGLFLPILGALPDAMLILVSGLSGSKETAQDQVSVGMGLLAGSTVLLLTIIWGTCVIVGKCDLVNSVALDSVDTRGYSLTGSGVSTDIWTSYAARIMIISVLPFLIVQLPQLLHSSSGRHLAVLIALIVSLLLLASYCFYQVFQPWIQRRKLEYVRHKHVILGLLRHLKQRALGRLLKENGEPDREIIRKLFTTIDENSDGNLTHGELRALVVGIQFEEVDLDHDDAVKRIMNDFDTSRNELVDEEEFVNGVCRWLDRARGSRPASGDAGPHTVKFLSNFHNETKREHDLLDVSGQNEEVSEGVEKSKWTTVKALLFLLLGTVIAAAFADPLVDAVDNFSDASSIPAFFISFIALPLATNSSEAVSAIIFASRDKRQTASLTFSEIYGAVTMNNVLCLSVFLALVYVRGLTWDFSSEVLVILVVCIVMGVLGSFRTCFPLWTAIIAILLYPFTLALVYVLDYVFGWS; encoded by the exons ATGGCTCCATCTCTCACTTCCCGCCGCGTCTTGCTCCCCCTCACCGTCCTCGTCATCCTCTGCGCTCACGCCCACGCTGTTCGCTTCTTCTCGCACTCTTTACCTTCTTCCGATCTGCTTTCTGATGGTCTTCCAGAACCTTCTTCTGATGAGAAGGGGAGCCTCATTCGGCTTCCGACAGCGTCATCATTCAGGTTCCTGCGTGCTGCTGAGTCCAAGTGCGAGCAGACGTACGGGTTCTTACCGTGCACCACCACGGTGCTTGGGAACTTGTTCTTGATCATAGTTTATGGCTTCCTTATGTACACCGCTGCTACCTACTTGTCCTCTGGGAGTGAGCTCTTGCTTGAGATCTTGGGCCCTGGAATCGTTGGTGGCTTGTTCCTTCCAATTCTTGGTGCTTTACCTGATGCCATGCTCATTCTCG TGTCTGGGCTTTCAGGTAGTAAAGAAACTGCTCAAGACCAGGTCTCTGTTGGAATGGGCCTGCTAGCTGGGTCAACTGTGCTGCTTCTGACTATAATATGGGGTACCTGCGTAATTGTCGGCAAGTGTGATCTGGTGAATTCAGTTGCATTGGATTCAGTAGACACACGGGGATACAGTTTAACTG GTTCTGGTGTTAGTACCGACATTTGGACCAGTTACGCAGCAAGGATTATGATTATATCTGTACTTCCGTTTTTGATTGTTCAATTACCACAACTTCTCCATTCATCATCAGGAAGGCACTTGGCTGTTTTGATTGCTCTTATTGTCTCTTTGTTGTTACTAGCTTCTTATTGCTTTTATCAG GTTTTCCAACCCTGGATACAGAGGAGGAAACTTGAATATGTTAGGCACAAGCATGTTATTCTAGGACTTTTGAGACATTTGAAGCAGCGTGCATTGGGAAGGCTGCTCAAAGAAAACGGTGAACCTGACAGAGAAATTATTAGAAA GTTGTTTACAACAATCGATGAAAACAGTGATGGGAATCTTACTCATGGTGAATTGAGGGCTCTAGTTGTTGGAATTCAATTTGAGGAAGTTGACCTGGATCATGATGATGCCGTAAAAAGAATAATGAATGACTTTGATACTTCACGCAATGAACTTGtagatgaagaagaatttgTTAATGGCGTCTGTAGATGGCTTGACAGAGCCAGGGGTTCTCGACCTGCGTCTGGTGATGCTGGCCCCCACACAGTGAAATTTTTAAGCAATTTTCACAAT GAAACAAAAAGGGAACATGATCTCCTGGATGTGAGTGGTCAAAATGAAGAAGTTTCTGAAGGTGTTGAGAAATCAAAATGGACTACAGTCAAGGCATTGCTGTTTTTACTACTGGGAACTGTTATCGCTGCTGCATTCGCTGATCCTCTGGTTGATGCAGTCGACAACTTTTCCGATGCTTCAAGTATTCCtgctttctttatttcttttattgctcTGCCTTTGGCAACCAATTCAAGTGAAGCAGTTTCGGCAATTATTTTCGCTAGTCGTGATAAGAGACAAACTGCCTCATTAACATTTTCAGAG ATATATGGTGCAGTGACAATGAACAATGTGCTATGCCTATCAGTGTTCTTAGCATTGGTCTATGTAAGAGGATTGACATGGGATTTCTCTTCAGAAGTTTTGGTGATTCTTGTTGTTTGCATTGTGATGGGTGTACTTGGCAGCTTCCGTACATGCTTCCCTCTATGGACAGCCATAATAGCTATCCTCCTTTACCCTTTCACCCTGGCATTAGTCTATGTTCTTGATTATGTCTTTGGTTGGTCATAG